In Miscanthus floridulus cultivar M001 chromosome 5, ASM1932011v1, whole genome shotgun sequence, one genomic interval encodes:
- the LOC136454989 gene encoding uncharacterized protein, producing the protein MYFNGSLMEKGASVGLVFVSPLGVCMRYMVRLHFPSSNNVAEYEALVNGLCIAIESGVQCLDVQGDSQLVIDQVMKESSCYDAKMAAYYHEVRRLEDKFDGLELNHSPRRLELMRLRRRHPAVSRCLPVSLPSTNISPRSAMTG; encoded by the coding sequence atgtacttcaatggatcactgaTGGAGAAGGGCGCCAGCGTAGGACTGGTCTTCGTGTCAcccctcggggtatgcatgaggtacatggttcgtctccatttcccctcctcaaataatgtggctgaatatgaggcgCTTGTCAAcggcctatgcattgccatcgagtcGGGTGTCCAATGTCTCGACGTTCAAGGAGACTCCCAGCTAgtcattgatcaagtcatgaaggagtcaagctgctatgacgccaagatggctgcatactaccaTGAAGTTCGACGACTAGAAGATAAGTTtgacggcctcgagctcaatcacagcCCGAGGCGCCTCGAGCTGATGCGCTTGCGAAGGCGGCATCCAGCCGTGAGTCGGTGCCTACCGGTGTCTTTGCCATCGACCAACATAAGCCCTCGATCTGCTATGACTGGTTAG